The Nitrospira sp. genome contains a region encoding:
- a CDS encoding helix-turn-helix transcriptional regulator codes for MSIGPCLQAWRLSKNYSLTSLSDAAGISHELLEQIESGQMDPTISTLQALAGALGIPPSWLFDDPRSFTCLFTDADESEQPDTSQTDPVTDRILAGSRADRSLYVLLTTLIQSGDPKLLRAAEMSLRSLVKQSRQATVPWQQRPSGHFEPPSD; via the coding sequence ATGTCGATCGGACCATGTCTCCAAGCGTGGAGACTCTCGAAAAATTACTCTCTCACCTCGTTATCAGACGCAGCGGGCATTTCTCACGAGCTCCTCGAACAAATCGAATCGGGCCAAATGGATCCGACCATCAGTACACTGCAAGCGCTCGCTGGTGCACTCGGCATCCCTCCATCTTGGCTGTTCGACGACCCTCGGTCCTTTACATGCCTATTCACGGACGCGGACGAGAGTGAGCAACCGGACACTTCGCAGACCGATCCGGTGACCGATCGTATCTTGGCCGGATCGCGCGCAGATCGATCCCTCTATGTCCTCCTGACAACGCTCATTCAATCCGGCGACCCCAAACTTCTACGGGCCGCCGAAATGAGTCTCCGTAGTTTGGTGAAGCAATCTCGGCAGGCAACCGTCCCCTGGCAACAACGCCCCTCAGGACACTTCGAGCCCCCTAGCGACTAG
- a CDS encoding RNA methyltransferase, protein MVDAVPHLLALTRAQSSLIRQLLRDKKIRSREGAFVVEGVKSCLDLISRYPQSIRSLIVSPRYLRVETDADRRTRAKLPGRQYVCPDAIFEKLTEVGVPQGMLAVIQQPRWDEAQVFTQSRVLGVYADRLQDPANVGAIIRTAAALNLSGVWLSADSADYLSPKVVRATAGTILSLPVFYIKDVRTFSSNGCDIYSALLPSADRVSIRTIRRIPRRLVIAVGNEGGGLAPDVVKASLVTFSIPLAQGVESLNVAATAAISAFYFSGLPLDSKLTSEKPQRLV, encoded by the coding sequence ATGGTGGATGCAGTGCCGCATCTGCTGGCTCTGACCCGTGCGCAGAGCTCTCTGATCAGGCAACTCCTTCGGGACAAGAAAATCAGGTCGAGGGAAGGAGCTTTCGTCGTCGAAGGCGTCAAATCTTGCCTCGATCTGATTTCTCGGTACCCACAATCTATTCGCAGTCTGATTGTATCTCCGCGTTACCTCCGTGTAGAAACTGACGCAGACCGGCGAACGCGCGCCAAGCTCCCTGGTCGTCAGTATGTGTGTCCGGACGCCATCTTTGAAAAGCTGACCGAGGTTGGTGTACCCCAAGGCATGCTGGCTGTTATCCAACAGCCTCGGTGGGACGAAGCACAGGTGTTCACCCAATCAAGAGTATTGGGAGTGTATGCGGATCGCCTACAAGATCCGGCGAATGTGGGAGCGATCATTAGGACGGCCGCGGCACTAAATCTGTCCGGGGTATGGTTGAGCGCTGATTCCGCCGATTACTTGAGCCCCAAAGTAGTCCGTGCCACGGCCGGCACGATTCTCAGTCTCCCTGTTTTTTATATCAAGGACGTTCGGACATTTTCTTCGAACGGATGCGACATCTATTCGGCGCTTTTGCCTTCGGCTGACAGAGTCTCGATCAGGACGATTCGGAGGATTCCCCGCCGTCTCGTGATTGCCGTCGGAAATGAGGGAGGGGGGCTGGCACCAGATGTGGTAAAAGCTTCTCTGGTTACGTTTTCTATCCCGCTGGCTCAGGGAGTGGAGTCGCTGAATGTTGCCGCAACGGCGGCGATCTCGGCGTTCTACTTCAGTGGGTTACCGCTCGACTCGAAGCTCACATCCGAGAAACCGCAACGGTTGGTGTAG